GCGGAGGTCGCCCGGATCTACGAGGACCACGCCTCGGAGCTCCCGATCGACGTCACCGTCCATGAGGGGCTCAGCTGCGAGGAGCTTTCGTCCGTCTTCCAGCGCCCCAGCGCGTTCGTCCACTACGTCGGCCACTGCGATACCGACGGGCTTCGCTGTACCGACGGCAACCTCTCGGCCGAATCCATCCCCGAGTGCAACGCACAGACGTTCTTCCTGAACGCCTGTGGTTCCTTCTACGAGGGCGAGGCGCTCGTCGAGCGCGGCAGCGTCGCCGGCGGGGTGACGTTCTCGAAGGTGCTCAACGACCAGGCCGCGACGGTCGGGACGACCTTCGCCCGCCTGCTGGTCTACGGCTTCAGCATCGACCGCGCGATGCAGCTGGCGCGCCGCCAGATCATGATGGGCAAGAACTACGCGGTCGTCGGCGACGGCACCCACGTCCTCGGGGGTCGGCGCGATCGGCATCCCGGGACGCTGATCGTCGATCGTACGCAGGGGGAGTTCTCGGTCGGCTACGACGTGCTGCCCACCTGGACGGCCGGCGGCTGGTACTACCCCGAGGCGGTCGGCGACGGCAGCCCCCACCTCAACGGGACGACGACCGAGTCGACCCTCGATCGGTCGTCGTTTCTCGACGTGTTGTCGTCGATCGACGCGCCGGTGATCTACGACGGCCAGTTCTACTGGCCCGAGGAGCTCGCCTCAAAGCTTCGTTCTCAAAAATGAAAACCTCACATCACGTAGATCCCGTCGCTTCTCTACGCCGGAACCGGTGGTACGGACGGGATACGGGACGCTTTCGACATCTTTCATATTCGATGTGATATCCCTGGCTCTCAGCCGTTATAATTAAATAGCTGTAAAGCCATTGTACACCCACAACTATGGCCTCAAATTTACTCGATGATAACATCGAAGATATCCTACGAACGGTACTCGAGTCCGGCTCCGAGGACCTCATCGTAGTGAACCCGTCCGCGGACGCGATCGAGGAGCTCGTCGACGTCGCAGGCGACGTCTCCGACCCGCCACGCATCCGGCTGCTCGGCGACGAGGGGACGCTCAAGACGGTCACGAGCGATTTCATCCTCGCGAGCAACGCCGCCGATCTGGTCGACGACGACAGCCTCTCGCTTCGCTCGCTCGAGAACGGCAACGAGAACTCGCTTCTGGTCTCGCCCGAGGAAGTCGTCGCCCTGATCAACGTCGGCGACACCGTCGCCGGTCTGACGACCGACGACGAGGAGTTCGTCACGCTGGCGTACGACGCCTATACGTCGACCTGGGAGGACGCCGCGGAGTTCAACCTCCGGACGCCGGCGCTCTCGCGGGTCCGGACGTCGCTCACCGAGGAGATCGGCGAGCCCGTCGAGGACGACTTCACCGGCGTGCTCGACTCGCTGCAGACCGCCCGTGGCGACGGCAACGGGCTCGACGAGGTGACGATCAGCCTGCTGGTCGCGGCGAAGAACGAGGTCCTGCTCTACGACATCTCGAAGTGGGGTGAGGACGTCGGTATCGCGAGCAAGGCGACCTTCTCCCGGACGAAGACCCGTCTCGAAGACATGGGCCTGATCGACACCGAGAAGGTTCCCATCGACGTCGGCCGCCCGCGCCTGCGCCTGAAGTTCGGCGACGAGCGCCTGCGCGAGGCGAACACCGACCAGCTCGCGAGCGTCGCACAGAACCTCCTGAACTAGATCCGATCGGTTTTATTCGTTTCCCGCCCCGAACCGACGCATGGACGTATCCGTCGGCCTCGTCGGTTCGGGGCCCGCAGTCGATTCGATAGCGGCCGCGCTCAACGACGTCGGTGTGACGGCGGAACACGGCTCGATCGGGGAGCTCGACGGCCATCCCGTCGGGGTCGTCGTCGGCGACGCCGGCGACGACGCCTTCGACGAGGTGAACGGCTCGCGCGACGGGCCGTGGGTGGCCGTCGAGCTCGGCGGGATCGGGGGCCACGCCGTCGAGGACGTCGCGGCCTCGATCGCCGGCTTCGCCCCCGAAACGGGCTGTTATCGCTGTCTCCGAACCCGGATCGAGGCCGGCGAGTTCGACGAGGGTGGAAGCGACCCCGACCCCGCCACCGAGCGGTTCGCGGGCGCGGTAGCGGGCTACCGCCTCGTCGGCGCGCTTCGCGGCGACGAGCAGGGGCTGTTCGGCAGCGTCGTCGAGCTGCCCTACACGGAGCGGCAGTTCCTCGGGATCCCGACCTGCGAGCGCTGTGGCGGGCCGACGGCCGGACCGGGCGGGGGGACGGATCGCTCGCTCGAGGAGTCGATCGCCCGCGCCGAGCGCGGGGTCGACGACCGCGTCGGGATCGTCCGCTCGGTCGGCGAGGTCGCGTCGTTTCCCGTCCCCTATTATCTCGCAACGAGCGCCGGGACCGACGGGTTCAGCGACGCGAGCGCGGCGACCAAGGCGGCCGGCGTCGCGGGCGATTGGAACGCGGCCTACATGAAGGCCCTCGGCGAGGCGCTCGAGCGCTACAGCGCTGGCGTCTACCGCGAGGAGGTGTTCGAGATCGCCAGCCCGGAGAATCGGCCAGGAGCGGTCGGGCCGGAACGGTTCGTCGGGGCCGAGGCGACGGACGCGGAGCTGCCGTGGGTCGAGGGCGAGCGCCTCGATACCGGCGAGGACGTCTCGCTTCCCGCGGAGTTCGTCCAGTTCCCGCCGCCCGAGAAACGGTTCGGGCCGTCGATCACGACCGGGCTCGGGCTCGGAAACAACCGGGTCGAGGCGCGCCTCTCGGGGCTCTACGAGGTGATCGAGCGCGACGCGACGATGCTCGCGTGGTACTCGACGTTCGACCCCCTCGAGCTCGCCGTCGACGACGAGGAGTTTCGCATCCTCGAGCGGCGGGCCGCAAGCGAGGGACTCTCGGTCACGCCGCTGCTCGTGACACAGGACGTCGACGTGCCCGTCGTCGCGGTCGCCGTCCACCGCGATGGGGAGGCGGCCGGCGAGGAGGACTGGCCGCGGTTCGCGGTAGGCTCGGACGCGGACCTCGACGCGACGGCGGCCGCCCGGTCGGCGCTCTGTGAGGCGCTCCAGAACTGGATGGAGCTACGGTCGATGGGGCCCGAAGCGGCGGCCGAGGAGTCGGGCTGGATCGGACGCTACGGGTCGTTTCCCGACCCGGCACGCGACTTTCTCGACGCCTCGGGACGGGTCGGCGCCGACGGCGTCGGGGAACGGGCGCTCGACCGGGGGAACGAGCTCGAGACGCTCGTCTCGCGGGTGACCGATGCGGGGCTAACGCCGTACGCGGCGGACGTCACCCCGAGCGACGTCAGGGCGCTGGGGTTCGAGGCGACGCGCGTGCTCGTTCCCGGGGCCCAGCCGCTGTTCACGCGCGAACCGGTCTTCGGCGAGCGCGCGGAGGCGGTCCCCCGGTCGATGGGGTTCGAGCCGCGCCTCGAACGGGATCCCCATCCGTATCCCTGATCAGATCCCGAAGGTCGCCCGCAGGAAGTCCCGCGTCCCGGGACCGAGCCCGACTGCGAGGATCGCGATCAGAAGCAGCATCGAGTACTGGGGGCTCTCCTCGAAGATTTCGTCGTTGAACACCCAGACGACGAACAGCGCGGCCGCGACCTTCACGAACAGGAACGGCCAGGCGGTGCCGATAGCCTCCGAGACGGACTCGGGTTGGACGGCCCCGGTGATATCGATGATGGCGCTGTTGACGACGTGTTTCGGCGAGTAGGTCGGGATGCCGAGCTCCTCCGACCAGTCGAGGCTGAGGACGTTCGCGAACCCGTCGACCGCGTGGCCCCAGACCACGAGCACGCCCATGTAACCCGTCGCGACGTTCACCTCGGGGACGAACCGCTCGGTGCCGACCCAGGCGAGGGCGGCGACGACCGTCGCGCCGACCAGCGTGATGATCGCGATCCCGGGGTTGATCTCGAGGACCTCGGTCGAGATCGCGAGCCAGCCCAGATAGCCGATCGTTATCGTGAACGCGAGCGTCCCGATGGCCGCGAGGGGGTACTCGTAGCGGTCGAGGGGACCGCGTCTGGCGAGGGCGACGCTGAGGAGCAGCGCCCCGAGCGTGACGAAGAAGACGGTGAAGTAGATGAAGGGGCTGATGAACAGCGCGCTCAGCGGGAAGGAGATCGCGGGCTCGCCGGTCTCGCGCAGCATCGCGATGCTCGCGTCCTCGACGGTTCGCAGTGCCCCGCCGAAGAGCATGAACGGGAACAGCGCGAAGAACAGCCCCTGATCCCGCCCGATATCGAGCCGTCGAAGCAGGAACACGACGCCGACCAGCGCGAAGATCAACACGAGCGCGTAGGTGATCGTCGAGAGCCGCGTGTAGCCGGGCTCGGCGACGATGCCCATCGCCTGCTGGCAGTCGGCGGCGCTGTCGAGCAACAGCGTCTCGCCGTCGACGCGTTGTGCACAGGCCGAGCCGGTGCCGTCGGCGACGACCGGGCCCCAGAAATACTGCCAGAGGAAGCCGTCGTAGACCTGCCGGGGGAAGGCGAGCGCACCCGCGACGAGGGCGGCGACCGTCGTGACGGCCACGGCGACCCACGCGCGGGCGGGGTCGATCCGGTCGGAAACGTCGTCCATATTTCAGAGGGTGAGGGCGGGAACTTTTAGGGTTCCGGTCTAGTCGGGCCGATACGTTTCGCCCCGGTCACGTTGGAGACCCTCAAGCCTCGCCCCGACGTCGTCCCAGTGGCTGCCCCGCCAGAAGGGCTGGCCGCACTCCCGACAGCGCCACACGCGGCGTTCGTCGGTCGAGGGGGCGGACGGGGGTGTCGCTTCGTCGTTGCCCAGCTCCCGAAGCTCCCCGTTGCAGGCCGAACACCGGGTCGGCTCGTCGAGCGCGAGTTCGAACCCGACATCGCGGAGCTCCGCGAGCTGCGTCCCGACGTCCCGAGCCTCGAGAAGGACGGCGTCAGCCGTCCGATCGGCGAGGTCGGTGTCGCGGGTGAGCAAGAGCCGCCCTTCCTCGCCCGCCAGCGTCCGGAGGGCCTCGTCGGCCTCGACGCCACGATCGAGCGCGTAGGCGGCGTCGTAGCCACACATCCGCAGGTAGGTCGCGAGTTTGCCGAGCATCGCGTCGAGCAGGAGGCGCGTCCCGTCCGGGGTCGGCATGTCGGTTGTAACGGCTCGTCCCTCATGGATGGAACGCTTGCCCGGTTGATAGATATCCGAAGGCATATACGGGAGTGACACATTACCACACACGGGTCCAATGAGCAGACGATATCCCGATTGGCACTGTCAGACGTGTGGGAAGCCGCTTCGTATCCGGCCGTGTCTCAACTGCGGCCACCGACATCGGTCGGACTCCGCTGACTGACCGATACGGGCGGCCGGTCCGAGTTTTCGCGTTCCGATCGGCAGGCAGCGCCCGCTACCGCAACTGAGGGCCCGAACACTTCGAGGCCGTCGCTATCGGATCGGCATCGGTGAGAACTTTGCGAGGGAAGAGCGCTCCGAGAGCGTCTTCCGCATCACGGGTGTGACCCCGGCGATGCGAGGGAAGGGATTTGAACCACGGTCGCGCCGAAGGACGCTCCCTGGTTCAACCCCTTCTGCATTCACGGGACGGCTCGCGCCGTCCGTTCATGCGAGGGAAGGGATTTGAACCCTTGGACCTCTACAGGAGCGGATCTTGAGTCCGCCGCCGTTTCCGGGCTTGGCTACCCTCGCACGCAGCGCCCACTCCGGTAGCCGACCGCTAAAAGATTCCGGATCGCCCACCGGAACGGAACCGACCGACCGTTCGCTCTTCCGGGTTCGCAACTACGATACGAGTTAATTTCTTCAATTAATACGATGTGTGAACTGTAATCACGGCATAATTAATACGGCCACCGGTAGTAGTGCGGGGTACATGTCCGGCGACGCTACCCCCGGCGAGCTGACCGGCACCATCCGGTCGATCGATCCCGTCTCGGAGCTCCCCGATCCGACGTCCGAATCGGTGCTCTACGAGCCGAGCTTCGAGGAACTACGCGAGTTCTCCGAATCCCTCGAGACGACGACCGAGTACGGGAGCCCCAGCTACGTCAGCGAGTACCGCTCCCGGAGCGCGGACCGGACGAGGAACGCGGTCGACGACGCCTTCGGCGAGGACGACTGGCGACTGATCGAGGCGGCCCTCGAGCGTGCCGGGGCGACCGAGCTGGTCTGTCTCGACCGGATGGTCGGTCGCCACCCCGATCACGCCTACTGCTGTCGGCTGTTCGTCCCCCAGGAGTACGGCCGGATCGCCCTCGCGTGGGCGAAGCTGCTCGAACCCGCGCCGGAGGGCCGCGAGCCGGACTTCCAGACCCTCCAGCTGCCCGACTGGGAGGAGACCGCGATCCGCGTGCTCCCCGACGAGGGCGTGACCGTCGCACTGGGCAGCGACTACACGGGCGAGGCCAAGAAGTCGTTCCTCCGGCTGTTCATGTACCGGGCGAAACAGCGCGGCGGGCTCGGGCTCCACGCCGGGACCAAACGCCTCACGCTCGAGGACGACGAGGGCGAGCTCTCGGAGGTCCCCCAGGCGTTTCTCGGACTCTCGGGCACCGGGAAGTCGACGCTCACGGGCCACGGCTGTTGGCTGGAGTCGCCCGAGTCGGCTGTGATGTTGCAGGACGACGTCTGTGCGCTCTTTCCCGACACGCTCGCGGGCAGCGAGGGCGGCGGCCTCTACATCAAGACTATCGGGCTCGACGCCGAGGAACAGCCCGCACTCCACCACGCCGCGACCCGGCCCGAGGCGGTCCTCGAGAACGTCTCGGTCGACTCCGACGGCGAGGTCGACTTCGACGACGGCTCGCTCACCACCAACGGCCGGGCGGTGATCCGCCGCGAGGACCTCCCGAGCGCCGCC
The sequence above is a segment of the Halalkalicoccus tibetensis genome. Coding sequences within it:
- a CDS encoding YcaO-like family protein → MDVSVGLVGSGPAVDSIAAALNDVGVTAEHGSIGELDGHPVGVVVGDAGDDAFDEVNGSRDGPWVAVELGGIGGHAVEDVAASIAGFAPETGCYRCLRTRIEAGEFDEGGSDPDPATERFAGAVAGYRLVGALRGDEQGLFGSVVELPYTERQFLGIPTCERCGGPTAGPGGGTDRSLEESIARAERGVDDRVGIVRSVGEVASFPVPYYLATSAGTDGFSDASAATKAAGVAGDWNAAYMKALGEALERYSAGVYREEVFEIASPENRPGAVGPERFVGAEATDAELPWVEGERLDTGEDVSLPAEFVQFPPPEKRFGPSITTGLGLGNNRVEARLSGLYEVIERDATMLAWYSTFDPLELAVDDEEFRILERRAASEGLSVTPLLVTQDVDVPVVAVAVHRDGEAAGEEDWPRFAVGSDADLDATAAARSALCEALQNWMELRSMGPEAAAEESGWIGRYGSFPDPARDFLDASGRVGADGVGERALDRGNELETLVSRVTDAGLTPYAADVTPSDVRALGFEATRVLVPGAQPLFTREPVFGERAEAVPRSMGFEPRLERDPHPYP
- the tbsP gene encoding transcriptional regulator TbsP, translated to MASNLLDDNIEDILRTVLESGSEDLIVVNPSADAIEELVDVAGDVSDPPRIRLLGDEGTLKTVTSDFILASNAADLVDDDSLSLRSLENGNENSLLVSPEEVVALINVGDTVAGLTTDDEEFVTLAYDAYTSTWEDAAEFNLRTPALSRVRTSLTEEIGEPVEDDFTGVLDSLQTARGDGNGLDEVTISLLVAAKNEVLLYDISKWGEDVGIASKATFSRTKTRLEDMGLIDTEKVPIDVGRPRLRLKFGDERLREANTDQLASVAQNLLN
- a CDS encoding phosphoenolpyruvate carboxykinase (ATP), with translation MSGDATPGELTGTIRSIDPVSELPDPTSESVLYEPSFEELREFSESLETTTEYGSPSYVSEYRSRSADRTRNAVDDAFGEDDWRLIEAALERAGATELVCLDRMVGRHPDHAYCCRLFVPQEYGRIALAWAKLLEPAPEGREPDFQTLQLPDWEETAIRVLPDEGVTVALGSDYTGEAKKSFLRLFMYRAKQRGGLGLHAGTKRLTLEDDEGELSEVPQAFLGLSGTGKSTLTGHGCWLESPESAVMLQDDVCALFPDTLAGSEGGGLYIKTIGLDAEEQPALHHAATRPEAVLENVSVDSDGEVDFDDGSLTTNGRAVIRREDLPSAAPDIDCERADQVFFITRNPLMPPVARLTPEQAAVAFMLGESVETSAGDPDRAGESIRVVGTNPFIVGPEGEEGNRFADLMDETDAECFVLNTGSVGSRGIRVEDTIAILTAAARGEIEWTHDDRLGFEVPERVPGMAIEEFRLAENHDEYGEKLAALREERREYLAAFESLREEIREAVY
- a CDS encoding Mut7-C RNAse domain-containing protein codes for the protein MPTPDGTRLLLDAMLGKLATYLRMCGYDAAYALDRGVEADEALRTLAGEEGRLLLTRDTDLADRTADAVLLEARDVGTQLAELRDVGFELALDEPTRCSACNGELRELGNDEATPPSAPSTDERRVWRCRECGQPFWRGSHWDDVGARLEGLQRDRGETYRPD
- a CDS encoding DUF63 family protein, yielding MDDVSDRIDPARAWVAVAVTTVAALVAGALAFPRQVYDGFLWQYFWGPVVADGTGSACAQRVDGETLLLDSAADCQQAMGIVAEPGYTRLSTITYALVLIFALVGVVFLLRRLDIGRDQGLFFALFPFMLFGGALRTVEDASIAMLRETGEPAISFPLSALFISPFIYFTVFFVTLGALLLSVALARRGPLDRYEYPLAAIGTLAFTITIGYLGWLAISTEVLEINPGIAIITLVGATVVAALAWVGTERFVPEVNVATGYMGVLVVWGHAVDGFANVLSLDWSEELGIPTYSPKHVVNSAIIDITGAVQPESVSEAIGTAWPFLFVKVAAALFVVWVFNDEIFEESPQYSMLLLIAILAVGLGPGTRDFLRATFGI